A window of the Zootoca vivipara chromosome 14, rZooViv1.1, whole genome shotgun sequence genome harbors these coding sequences:
- the LOC118092826 gene encoding uncharacterized protein LOC118092826 isoform X2 — translation MGRLDDHAKKRIVELRKAGLSFRKIKKVLELDNIRVTPQAIYLFLKRKNVEPSQPPPVSFLQPALENGSRKTLADQAGWEDNQLWKLLQENETEHHGQREAAGSVAGVGPSYEVPPCNGHCDGEEHIKIISVTSLSKDGGQFGKQRASHEGLSSGSQLSQNMGDNCPGPKPSVSPSCLTPFAPAVPQHNLNGKGKAFLPPARNPALIVKRKIVGRAIHLHKKTKDASTQTCTFNPTYPPVHQNAQWGAQMTTSLVPAANSQPLAEKLDTVHTEVQKLAQAVHMVLERQCRLERQQEQQQRFQQELLITLQQLSSTVGHGAVPAHAPCTPYSVADPSPPLPSFSQFKMELI, via the exons ATGGGTCGCTTAGACGACCATGCCAAGAAACGGATTGTGGAGCTGCGCAAAGCCGGCTTGAGTTTCCGCAAGATCAAAAAGGTGCTGGAGCTGGACAACATCCGGGTCACCCCGCAAGCCATCTACCTGTTCCTTAAGCGCAAGAACGTTGAGCCCAGCCAGCCCCCGCCTGTCTCTTTTCTGCAACCTGCTCTCGAGAATGGAAGCAGGAAGACTCTTGCGGACCAAGCTGGCTGGGAGGACAACCAGCTCTGGAAGTTACTCCAGGAAAACGAGACTGAGCACCAtgggcagagagaggctgctggcTCTGTGGCAGGAGTTGGCCCAAGCTATGAGGTGCCACCTTGTAACGGCCATTGTGACGGCGAGGAGCACATCAAAATAATTAGCGTGACTTCCTTGAGCAAGGATGGAGGGCAGTTTGGGAAGCAGAGGGCCTCCCATGAGGGCCTCTCCAGTGGATCTCAACTGAGCCAGAATATGG gTGACAACTGCCCAGGGCCAAAACCTTCTGTGTCGCCCAGCTGCTTGACTCCATTTGCACCTGCAGTTCCTCAGCATAATCTGAATGGCAAAGGGAAGGCCTTTCTGCCACCTGCCCGGAATCCTGCCTTGATTGTGAAGAGGAAGATCGTAGGCCGTGCCATCCATCTCCATAAAAAG aCTAAAGATGCCAGTACTCAGACTTGTACATTTAACCCCACCTACCCTCCAGTTCATCAGAATGCTCAGTGGGGAGCTCAGATGACTACCTCCTTGGTCCCTGCTGCCAACTCTCAGCCACTTGCAGAGAAACTGGATACAgtgcacactgaggtccagaagCTTGCGCAGGCTGTGCATATGGTGCTGGAGCGCCAGTGCCGACTGGAGCgccaacaggagcagcagcagcgcttccaACAGGAGCTTCTCATCACACTGCAGCAGCTCAGCTCCACTGTTGGCCACGGGGCAGTCCCTGCCCATGCCCCCTGTACTCCTTACAGCGTGGCTGACCCCTCGCCACCCTTGCCAAGCTTCAGCCAGTTCAAGATGGAGCTTATCTGA
- the LOC118092826 gene encoding uncharacterized protein LOC118092826 isoform X1 — protein sequence MGRLDDHAKKRIVELRKAGLSFRKIKKVLELDNIRVTPQAIYLFLKRKNVEPSQPPPVSFLQPALENGSRKTLADQAGWEDNQLWKLLQENETEHHGQREAAGSVAGVGPSYEVPPCNGHCDGEEHIKIISVTSLSKDGGQFGKQRASHEGLSSGSQLSQNMGDNCPGPKPSVSPSCLTPFAPAVPQHNLNGKGKAFLPPARNPALIVKRKIVGRAIHLHKKANVQNGQNSSGSTPGLPFMVRVQPTGHPSRETTPVPIASSGCSAHTKDASTQTCTFNPTYPPVHQNAQWGAQMTTSLVPAANSQPLAEKLDTVHTEVQKLAQAVHMVLERQCRLERQQEQQQRFQQELLITLQQLSSTVGHGAVPAHAPCTPYSVADPSPPLPSFSQFKMELI from the exons ATGGGTCGCTTAGACGACCATGCCAAGAAACGGATTGTGGAGCTGCGCAAAGCCGGCTTGAGTTTCCGCAAGATCAAAAAGGTGCTGGAGCTGGACAACATCCGGGTCACCCCGCAAGCCATCTACCTGTTCCTTAAGCGCAAGAACGTTGAGCCCAGCCAGCCCCCGCCTGTCTCTTTTCTGCAACCTGCTCTCGAGAATGGAAGCAGGAAGACTCTTGCGGACCAAGCTGGCTGGGAGGACAACCAGCTCTGGAAGTTACTCCAGGAAAACGAGACTGAGCACCAtgggcagagagaggctgctggcTCTGTGGCAGGAGTTGGCCCAAGCTATGAGGTGCCACCTTGTAACGGCCATTGTGACGGCGAGGAGCACATCAAAATAATTAGCGTGACTTCCTTGAGCAAGGATGGAGGGCAGTTTGGGAAGCAGAGGGCCTCCCATGAGGGCCTCTCCAGTGGATCTCAACTGAGCCAGAATATGG gTGACAACTGCCCAGGGCCAAAACCTTCTGTGTCGCCCAGCTGCTTGACTCCATTTGCACCTGCAGTTCCTCAGCATAATCTGAATGGCAAAGGGAAGGCCTTTCTGCCACCTGCCCGGAATCCTGCCTTGATTGTGAAGAGGAAGATCGTAGGCCGTGCCATCCATCTCCATAAAAAG GCAAATGTACAGAACGGGCAGAATTCATCTGGTTCTACACCCGGTTTGCCCTTCATGGTGAGGGTGCAGCCAACTGGCCATCCTTCCAGGGAGACAACTCCTGTCCCGATAGCATCTTCTGGCTGCTCTGCACAT aCTAAAGATGCCAGTACTCAGACTTGTACATTTAACCCCACCTACCCTCCAGTTCATCAGAATGCTCAGTGGGGAGCTCAGATGACTACCTCCTTGGTCCCTGCTGCCAACTCTCAGCCACTTGCAGAGAAACTGGATACAgtgcacactgaggtccagaagCTTGCGCAGGCTGTGCATATGGTGCTGGAGCGCCAGTGCCGACTGGAGCgccaacaggagcagcagcagcgcttccaACAGGAGCTTCTCATCACACTGCAGCAGCTCAGCTCCACTGTTGGCCACGGGGCAGTCCCTGCCCATGCCCCCTGTACTCCTTACAGCGTGGCTGACCCCTCGCCACCCTTGCCAAGCTTCAGCCAGTTCAAGATGGAGCTTATCTGA